The region GGTCTAGTAGATTCGCCACCAATATCAATAATCGTCACGCCTGCTTCTATCATCGCTAAAGCACGGCTTAATGCGGCTTCGAGCTGTGTGAAACGACCACCATCAGAAAAGGAATCAGGTGTGGTATTTAAGATCCCCATCACGTGCGGACGACTGAGTTCTAATGTTTTAAATGGCGTATGAATATTCATAATGATTAAAAAGCATTCCCTAAGATATAGAAAAACCCCGAACTAATCGGGGTTTTATTATTAATATTCAAACAGCTTATTCCGCGTTTGAATCTTTTTTATCCGTATCCGCCACCTGCTCTTGAGGCTTAGTTTCCTCTGGAGCTTTCTCCGGTTGAGACACTTCAGCTTTAGGCGTTTCAGAAGCAGCTTCTGATTCTTTCTTAGCAGAAGCATTAGCAACATGGTCTGCCCAGCCAGCAGGTTCACGAATATCTTCTTTACGAGCCATCAAATCATCAATTTGACCAGCATCAATGGTTTCATACTTCATCAACGCATCTTTCATTGCATGCATAATATCCATATTTTCCACTAGGATACGACGTGCACGTTCGTAGTTGCGGTCGATGATTTTACGTACTTCATCATCAATCAGTTTTGCTGTGTCATCAGACATATGTTTGGTTTGCGTTACGCTACGACCAAGGAAAACTTCCCCTTCATCTTCTGCGTACAGCATTGGACCAAGCTTGTCAGAAAAGCCCCACTGAGTCACCATCTTACGCGCAATATCAGTAGCACGTTCGATATCGTTTGACGCACCAGTCGACACCTTATCAACACCGTAAATCAACTCTTCTGCCAAACGACCACCATAAAGACTCGAAATCATAGACTCTAGGTTTTGTTTAGACATGCTGACACGATCTTGCTCTGGCAAGTACATAGTCACACCTAACGCACGACCACGTGGAATAATCGACACTTTGTACACAGGATCATGCTCTGGCACTAAACGTCCCACAATCGCGTGACCAGCTTCGTGATATGCAGTAGAAGCTTTGATTTCTTCCGACATCACCATCGAGCGACGTTCTGCACCCATCATGATTTTATCTTTTGCTAGCTCGAACTCAACCATAGATACGTTGCGTTTGTTGCCACGAGCAGCAAACAGCGCAGCTTCGTTGACCAAGTTAGCTAAGTCAGCACCAGAGAAACCTGGTGTACCACGAGCAATGAGTGATGGTTCAACATCACCGGCTAGCGGCACTTTACGCATGTGAACTTTCAGAATCTGCTCACGACCACGAACATCTGGAAGACCAACCACAACTTGACGGTCAAAACGACCAGGACGAAGCAGTGCTGGATCCAATACGTCAGGACGGTTGGTTGCCGCGATAACGATAATACCTTCGTTACCTTCAAAACCATCCATCTCAACCAGCATTTGGTTTAGCGTTTGTTCACGTTCATCGTGACCACCACCTACACCCGCGCCACGTTGACGACCTACAGCATCGATTTCATCGATGAAGATGATACATGGAGAAGCTTTTTTAGCTTGTTCGAACATGTCACGTACACGAGATGCACCCACACCAACGAACATTTCTACGAAATCTGAACCTGAGATAGTAAAGAAAGGTACTTTCGCTTCACCAGCAATCGCTTTAGCGAGCAATGTTTTACCAGTACCTGGAGGACCTACCATCAGAACACCCGTTGGAATTTTACCACCGAGCTTTTGGAAACGACTAGGATCACGAAGGTAATCAACCAGCTCCTTGACGTCTTCTTTTGCTTCGTCACAACCCGCAACATCAGCAAATGTGGTTTTGATCTGTTCCTCACTCATCATACGGGCTTTGCTTTTGCCAAAGGACATAGCCCCTTTGCCACCGCCGCCTTGCATTTGACGCATGAAGAAAATCCAAACACCAATCAACAGAATCATCGGGAACCATGAGATGAAGATAGTGCCAAGCAAGCTTTGCTCTTCAGGTGGTGTACCTTGAACTTTTACATTCTGATTGATCAAATCATCCAGAAGTTTCTGGTCGTAAACCGGCATATAGGTAACGTAACGAGTACTGCCTCCACGACGAGTAAAAGTAATCTCACTGTTATTGAACTGAGCTTCTTGTATTTGGCCTTGGCCAACTTCCTGTACAAATGTGGTGTAATCGATCGTTCTTCCGTTGTTGTCTCCAGGGCCGAAGCTCTGGAAAACCGACATTAAAACGACCGCAATTACTAACCAAAGAATTAAATTTTTTGCCATGTCACTCAAGGTGTCAGCCTCTCGATAACTAGTTGTAATTAAAGGTAGGGTACTACAGTTTTCAGACCGTAGCTATAGTGTTAATTTTCATCAATGCCAATTAATGGTTACCCTTTGTAACCTGTGGCAACGATGTACACTTCTCGAGAACGAGCCCTCGAAGAGTCGGGCTTGCGGATTTTTACCACTTTAAACATGTCGCGGACATCCTTGACATACTGATCAAAGCCTTCGCCCTGAAAGACCTTAACCACAAAACTACCATCGGGAGCAAGAACTTGTCGACACATATCCAACGCTAATTCAACAAGGTACATTGCTCTTGGCTGATCAACTGATAAGTTACCTGCCATATTAGGAGCCATGTCCGACATAACTACATCGACCATGTCTGGCTGAATTCGTTCCAAAAGAGCATTTAAAACCGACTCTTCACGAAAATCGCCCTGTAAAAAGGCAACGCCCGCAATGGAATCCATTGGTAAAATGTCACATGCAATGACTTGACCATCTTCGCCAACAACACCTGCAGCATACTGAGACCAACCACCAGGAGCAGCACCTAAGTCAACGACTGTCATGCCCGGTTTGATTAATCTATCTTTCTGCTGAATTTCTTCTATTTTGAAGATAGCACGCGAACGGTAACCTTTCTTCTTTGCTTCGTTTACGTACTTATCGTCAAAATGTTCTTTCAACCAGCGACCTGAGCTCGCTGAGTGCTTCTGTTTACTCATTCAATTCCTAGCTAAAAAGCATCTATCAAAGAAAGTATGGTAGAAAATATAGTCTTCGTTGATAGATGGCGTTAAAATGTCGGTTTTCAACCCTAATAGTAAATAAATTTGGTCGCGTAATGAACCTAAGCAACAAACAAAAGCAGCATTTAAAAGCACTAGCGCACAATCTGAAACCAGTCGTGCTGATGGGCGCTAACGGTTTAACCGAAGCTGTTTTAGCCGAAATTGAGATCGCGCTTGATTTCCACGAACTGATTAAAGTAAAAGTGGTATCAGAAGATCGCGACACCAAACAGCTTATCGTTGATGCTATTGTACGCGAGACTGGCGCAGAAAAAGTCCAAGTCATCGGTAAAGTGCTTGTTTTGTATCGTCAATCAGAACAGCGCAAAATTGAGCTACCGCGTAACTAGTATTATCGAAACGAAAATAAAAAAGGTCGCTTAGTGCGACCTTTTTCATTTTTCAGTATTAAATATACTGTACTTGATCGATTTCAAAGGCTTTATCGCCGCCAGGAGTGGAGATAATCACTTCGTCGCCTTCCATTTTACCCACCAAGCCACGTGCAATTGGAGAGCTGATAGAAATACGACCAGACTTAATGTCTGCTTCATTATCGCCAACAATCTGATAAGTTTTCTCTTCTTCAGTATCTACATCAACAACAGTGACTGTAGAACCAAAAATAACCTTACCAGTATTTTCCATTTTAGTGACATCAATCACTTGAGCTACCGACAATTTATATTCGATATCTCGAATTTGCGCTTCACAGATACCTTGTTCTTCTCGAGCAGCATGGTATTCAGCGTTTTCCTTTAAATCGCCTAGCTCACGCGCTTCAGCAATCGCTGCGGTAATCTGCGGGCGAAGTTTTAGAAGTCTCTCAAGTTCTTCACGCAGGATCTTCTCACCGCGTACAGTCATTGGAACTTTTTCCATATCTTACCTCTATGCCAAAGCTATCTTTGGACAAAACAAAACTACCCGACCCAACTGAGGGTTAGGTAGTGTTGATGAAACGTATTAGGGTTCAGTGTAAACAAAGTTTAAAACGAAATCATCCAAAATCCATCTTTCGTTATTAAAAACAGTTCTTAACGCACAGTAGAACAAGTGCTTAGACCCCATGTGATCTGGTGCACAAGAAAAATTCTGATAATTTCTGAAATTCGAGTGAAAAAATATAAAAAAATAATATTTCACTAGCACTGACATTACGTGTTAAAAACAAAATAAATCAATAAAAAACAATTGCTTGATATTTTTTATTTTATAATAAAACAGTGTTCATTTTTTGATTTTATATCATTTTACTAACGAAGCCGGAACTCCCATACGAAAATTGATTCACGAATTGCTCAAGTTGAGGCGTTAGGCAAAGGCTTAAGGAATTACAAGTGCTCGCCTTTAACATCGACATGGGTATTTGTTGGACGAATCTAACGTCTCAATCAACGTTTTTGTGGACAATAATTAGGACTGAACAAGATGAAAAAAACCATCATCGCTCTTGCTGTGGCAGCAGCAGCAGTGGCAACTGGCGCAAACGCAGCTGAAGTTTACAACGCAGACGGCACTTCTGTTGCTCTAGGCGGCCGTGTTGAAGCTCGTCTTCAACTTCAAGATGGCGAAGCAAACGATTTGACTCGTGCTCGTTTTAACTTCGTTGGTAAACAACAGGTAACTGATAACCTATACGGTCTAGCTAAATTCGAAACTGAATGGTCAAGCACTACTAGCGATGGCGAACCAGACGGCGACAGCGATGGCGACAGCCTAACTAACCGTTACATTTATGCTGGTATCGGTACACAAGCTGGTGAAATCACTTACGGTAAACAAGACGGTGCACTAGTTAAACTAACTAACTTCACCGATATCATGTCTACTTGGGGTAAAGAAGCATCAGTTAACGGTAGTGCTACTGGTACTGGTCAATCTGATCACTACATCGCTCTAGCAAA is a window of Vibrio porteresiae DSM 19223 DNA encoding:
- the ftsH gene encoding ATP-dependent zinc metalloprotease FtsH, coding for MAKNLILWLVIAVVLMSVFQSFGPGDNNGRTIDYTTFVQEVGQGQIQEAQFNNSEITFTRRGGSTRYVTYMPVYDQKLLDDLINQNVKVQGTPPEEQSLLGTIFISWFPMILLIGVWIFFMRQMQGGGGKGAMSFGKSKARMMSEEQIKTTFADVAGCDEAKEDVKELVDYLRDPSRFQKLGGKIPTGVLMVGPPGTGKTLLAKAIAGEAKVPFFTISGSDFVEMFVGVGASRVRDMFEQAKKASPCIIFIDEIDAVGRQRGAGVGGGHDEREQTLNQMLVEMDGFEGNEGIIVIAATNRPDVLDPALLRPGRFDRQVVVGLPDVRGREQILKVHMRKVPLAGDVEPSLIARGTPGFSGADLANLVNEAALFAARGNKRNVSMVEFELAKDKIMMGAERRSMVMSEEIKASTAYHEAGHAIVGRLVPEHDPVYKVSIIPRGRALGVTMYLPEQDRVSMSKQNLESMISSLYGGRLAEELIYGVDKVSTGASNDIERATDIARKMVTQWGFSDKLGPMLYAEDEGEVFLGRSVTQTKHMSDDTAKLIDDEVRKIIDRNYERARRILVENMDIMHAMKDALMKYETIDAGQIDDLMARKEDIREPAGWADHVANASAKKESEAASETPKAEVSQPEKAPEETKPQEQVADTDKKDSNAE
- the rlmE gene encoding 23S rRNA (uridine(2552)-2'-O)-methyltransferase RlmE, which translates into the protein MSKQKHSASSGRWLKEHFDDKYVNEAKKKGYRSRAIFKIEEIQQKDRLIKPGMTVVDLGAAPGGWSQYAAGVVGEDGQVIACDILPMDSIAGVAFLQGDFREESVLNALLERIQPDMVDVVMSDMAPNMAGNLSVDQPRAMYLVELALDMCRQVLAPDGSFVVKVFQGEGFDQYVKDVRDMFKVVKIRKPDSSRARSREVYIVATGYKG
- the yhbY gene encoding ribosome assembly RNA-binding protein YhbY; this translates as MNLSNKQKQHLKALAHNLKPVVLMGANGLTEAVLAEIEIALDFHELIKVKVVSEDRDTKQLIVDAIVRETGAEKVQVIGKVLVLYRQSEQRKIELPRN
- the greA gene encoding transcription elongation factor GreA — protein: MEKVPMTVRGEKILREELERLLKLRPQITAAIAEARELGDLKENAEYHAAREEQGICEAQIRDIEYKLSVAQVIDVTKMENTGKVIFGSTVTVVDVDTEEEKTYQIVGDNEADIKSGRISISSPIARGLVGKMEGDEVIISTPGGDKAFEIDQVQYI